Proteins from a single region of Platichthys flesus chromosome 16, fPlaFle2.1, whole genome shotgun sequence:
- the ush1ga gene encoding pre-mRNA splicing regulator USH1G, with protein sequence MNDRYHKAARDGYLDLLKEATRKDLNAPDEDGMTPTLWAAFHGNLEALRLIVARGGDPDKCDMWGNTPLHLAAANGHHNCLFFLVCFGANIWCLDNDYHTPLDMAATKNHMDCVRYLDSIAAKQTGLNPKLVGKLKDRAFREAERRIKECMKMQKKHQKRMERKFHRETSEASASDVMSFSSYNSSSVSHKLYNFNAATVSVPYSQATLHATNRGKTKIQKKLDKRKQGDGTFKIYEDGRKSVRSLSGLQLGNDVMFVKQGTYANTKDRGRRNVRDMFPRDNDDAISRAMSEPDLHRPDVDYSEISTDSGHDSLFNRPGLGTMVFRRNYVSGGLFDLGGRDEASADQSGSNVRLRSRLQPYPSLDEDSIGSARSLQERNVEELPWDEVELGLDDDDEPETSPLEVFLAAQSMGEFNSIFKREKIDLEALLLCSDRDLKSIHIPLGPRKKILDACKRRLESIEEPDGIEDTTL encoded by the exons ATGAATGACAGGTACCACAAGGCGGCCCGGGACGGGTACCTGGACCTGCTGAAGGAGGCGACGCGGAAGGATCTCAACGCGCCGGATGAGGATGGCATGACACCGACGCTGTGGGCTGCCTTTCACGGCAACCTGGAGGCCCTGCGGCTCATCGTGGCGAGGGG GGGAGACCCCGACAAGTGTGACATGTGGGGGAACACGCCGCTCCACCTGGCAGCCGCCAACGGTCACCACAACTGCCTTTTCTTCCTGGTGTGTTTCGGTGCCAACATCTGGTGCCTGGACAACGACTACCACACGCCGTTGGACATGGCCGCCACGAAGAATCACATGGATTGCGTCCGCTACCTGGATTCCATCGCTGCCAAACAGACGGGCCTCAACCCCAAGCTAGTCGGCAAGCTGAAGGATCGGGCATTTCGTGAGGCCGAGCGGCGGATCAAAGAGTGCATGAAGATGCAGAAGAAACACCAGAAACGCATGGAGCGAAAGTTCCACCGGGAGACCTCTGAGGCGTCGGCATCGGACGTCATGAGTTTTTCCAGTTACAACAGCAGCTCTGTTAGCCACAAGCTGTACAACTTCAATGCTGCTACCGTCAGTGTGCCATATTCACAG GCTACTCTTCATGCCACAAATCGAGGGAAGACAAAGATCCAGAAGAAGCTGGAtaagaggaaacaaggagacGGCACCTTTAAAATCTATGAGGACGGACGAAAGAGTGTGCGCTCCCTCTCTGGACTTCAGCTGGGCAACGATGTCATGTTTGTCAAACAGGGGACGTACGCGAACACGAAGGACCGCGGCCGCCGCAACGTCCGTGACATGTTCCCCAGGGACAATGATGATGCCATTTCACGTGCCATGAGCGAGCCGGACCTCCACAGGCCCGATGTGGACTATTCTGAGATCAGCACCGACTCGGGACATGATTCCCTGTTCAACCGGCCCGGTCTGGGCACCATGGTCTTCAGGAGGAACTATGTGAGTGGTGGGCTGTTTGACCTTGGTGGTCGGGATGAGGCCAGTGCGGACCAGTCGGGCAGCAACGTGCGATTACGCAGTCGGCTGCAGCCATACCCGAGTCTAGACGAAGACAGCATCGGCAGCGCCCGCAGTCTACAGGAGAGGAACGTTGAGGAGCTGCCCTGGGATGAAGTGGAGTTAGGGCTGGACGACGATGACGAGCCCGAGACGAGTCCTCTGGAAGTCTTCCTGGCTGCACAGAGCATGGGCGAGTTTAACTCCATCTTCAAGAGGGAGAAGATTGATCTCGAAGCCCTGCTGCTGTGCTCTGACCGCGACCTCAAGAGTATCCACATCCCCTTAGGCCCGAGGAAAAAGATCCTAGATGCCTGTAAGAGACGGCTGGAGTCCATAGAGGAGCCGGACGGCATCGAGGATACAACGCTGTGA
- the LOC133971543 gene encoding proton channel OTOP2-like, whose protein sequence is MKTAARQIFRTCNKLFSGKTQNDIVEAHPSNIETAAHLENIHELPSPSQSPSVEPVTDCVHHVEAGMERAHHGGGWLLSGIICMNILIVGCALVSGSAMSGVITAVQQQIFIIVLLLLTMLWMFIYSVFTSRKDQAQFKDSHAGPVWLRVGLVLFGVLSLLMDSFKIVNYVGYIHCESAVKVAFPVVQAVFLLSQTYFLWTYAKDCVQIQTNFTRCGLTLTLSTNLVVWMAAVTEESIHQTELPDLNTSVSHKMYRASYGDQRCKCSHSMCDTFSEAFYYLYPFNIEYSLFASAMAYVMWKNVGRLVDDHSPHKVKFRPKDVCFGPVTGILLLLSGLVTFILYEVGIQAEEKEKRNKALVIHFISNIVIVSLMSIAAAIGCVVYRLDRREHVSEKNPTRTLDMALLVGASMGQLVISYFSIVAVAAQGARGHLNALNLAWAVLTVLELGIQNYFIIEGLHREPFHVMQEAALHTNAHSFHEHIETMVVMEGNKSNYFLNSIVDTPNWKRRILKEVCAFLLLANVIMWIMPAFGARPQFDHPVEAKLYKFTAWAAIVNVGLPFGIFYRMHSVASLFEVYLIS, encoded by the exons ATGAAAACTGCAGCTCGTCAGATTTTCCGGACCTGCAACAAACTCTTTTCAGG AAAAACCCAGAACGACATCGTGGAGGCCCATCCGTCGAACATAGAAACGGCAGCACATTTGGAAAACATCCACGAGTTGCCCAGCCCGTCCCAGTCTCCCAGTGTGGAGCCAGTGACGGACTGTGTCCACCATGTGGAGGCCGGGATGGAGCGGGCCCACCACGGTGGCGGCTGGCTCCTGTCGGGCATCATCTGCATGAACATCCTGATAGTGGGCTGTGCTTTGGTCAGCGGCAGTGCTATGAGCGGGGTCATCACCGCCGTGCAACAGCAAATCTtcatcatcgtcctcctcctcctcacaatGCTGTGGATGTTCATCTACAGCGTTTTCACCTCTCGAAAGGATCAAGCCCAGTTCAAAGACAGCCATGCAGGGCCGGTGTGGCTCAGAG TTGGACTTGTGCTGTTCGGcgtcctcagtctcctcatGGACTCATTCAAGATTGTCAACTATGTGGGCTACATTCACTGTGAATCGGCTGTTAAAGTCGCCTTCCCTGTCGTGCAAGCTGTGTTTCTGCTTTCCCAG ACCTACTTCCTGTGGACTTATGCGAAAGACTGTGTACAGATACAAACGAATTTTACTCG GTGCGGCCTCACCCTTACACTGTCAACGAACCTGGTCGTGTGGATGGCAGCAGTGACCGAGGAATCGATTCACCAGACTGAGCTTCCAGATTTAAATACCAGCGTCTCTCACAAGATGTACAGAG CGAGCTACGGGGATCAAAGGTGCAAATGCAGCCACTCGATGTGCGACACCTTCAGTGAGGCCTTCTACTACCTGTACCCCTTCAACATCGAGTACAGCCTCTTTGCCTCTGCGATGGCGTACGTCATGTGGAAGAACGTGGGTCGCCTCGTGGACGACCACAGCCCCCACAAGGTCAAGTTTCGTCCAAAGGATGTGTGTTTCGGACCCGTGACGGGAATTCTCCTGCTTCTGTCGGGGCTCGTGACGTTCATCCTGTACGAGGTGGGCATACaggcggaggagaaggagaagagaaacaagGCCTTGGTGATTCATTTCATCAGCAACATCGTGATAGTGAGCCTGATGTCCATCGCCGCCGCCATCGGCTGCGTCGTCTACAGGCTCGACCGCAGGGAGCACGTGTCGGAGAAGAACCCCACTCGCACGCTGGACATGGCGCTGCTGGTGGGAGCCTCGATGGGACAGCTGGTCATCAGCTACTTCTCTATCGTGGCCGTGGCGGCGCAAGGGGCCAGGGGCCACCTGAACGCCCTCAACCTGGCGTGGGCCGTGCTGACGGTGCTCGAGCTCGGCATCCAGAACTACTTCATCATCGAGGGCCTGCACCGGGAGCCCTTCCACGTGATGCAGGAGGCGGCCCTGCACACAAACGCCCACAGCTTCCACGAACACATAGAGACGATGGTTGTGATGGAGGGCAACAAGTCCAACTACTTCCTGAACTCGATTGTCGACACGCCAAACTGGAAGAGAAGAATACTGAAGGAAGTGTGTGCCTTTCTGCTGCTCGCCAACGTCATA ATGTGGATCATGCCTGCGTTCGGCGCTCGTCCCCAGTTCGATCACCCCGTGGAGGCGAAACTCTACAAGTTCACAGCGTGGGCTGCGATTGTGAACGTCGGACTTCCTTTTGGGATCTTTTACCGCATGCACTCAGTGGCCAGTCTGTTTGAAGTCTACCTGATCTCTTag
- the LOC133971606 gene encoding E3 ubiquitin-protein ligase TRIM16-like isoform X2, with protein MWTGETLMATVSSSKEENSKDYQHTANKKEETEEPPVQICETQDVLCDSCMDGPSKAVKSCLTCLVSYCEAHLRPHVENTKFQTHRLVDPLHDVDCRICEVHHLPLERFCLVDGCCVCLDCESQAHRGHTIAPVGEARTQIETEMQNKQEEINQNNTAAGKTIAKLQSNNDLIKDSVQEVCEFVEQQFASVQAAVKEARREVLEVLEEEQRRALRQADGIQAHLEQKRTELMKTLAQMNKMSRIKSDVDFLQEYSKWSEAASDVGLPSVHINRMDHLTSYVQALTGPTQELCDVILSSYRDQLSMFFKGDTIGLTFDPDTTHHFLRVTDDNRKLTNTSPWQHSYPDHHERFEYWRQALTSQSVYSGRHYIEVELSGEGSHVGVTYKSIDRKAEHGSCCITGNDFSWCVGRNSRGFFAWHAGLETSLEVTEVKRIGLFVDFHKGSVSFYDVSGPMELLHRYQADFIEPLYVIVWLSKKENVVCLVNAE; from the exons ATGTGGACCGGAGAAACACTCATGGCGAcagtcagcagcagcaaagaggagAATTCGAAGGATTATCAACACACTGCCAACAAAAAGGAGGAAACGGAGGAGCCACCCGTCCAGATATGCGAGACTCAGGATGTGCTGTGCGACTCCTGCATGGACGGCCCCAGCAAGGCCGTGAAATCCTGTCTGACCTGTCTGGTTTCTTACTGCGAGGCCCACCTCAGGCCACATGTGGAGAACACAAAGTTTCAAACCCACCGTCTGGTGGATCCCCTGCACGACGTCGACTGTCGGATTTGTGAGGTTCACCATCTTCCTCTGGAACGCTTCTGCCTGGTGGacggctgctgtgtgtgtctggactgTGAGAGCCAAGCGCACAGAGGGCACACCATTGCACCTGTAGGGGAGGCACGCACACAGATCGAG ACTGAGATGCAGAACAAACAAGAAGAGATCAACcagaacaacacagcagctggGAAAACCATTGCAAAGCTGCAGAGCAACAATGACCTAATAAAG gaCTCGGTGCAGGAGGTTTGTGAATTCGTGGAGCAGCAGTTTGCCAGCGTGCAGGCAGCTGTGAAGGAGGCCAGAAGAGAGGTgctggaggtgctggaggaggagcagagaagagcaCTCAGGCAGGCGGATGGCATCCAGGCCCATCTGGAGCAGAAGAGAACGGAACTGATGAAGACTTTGGCTCAAATGAACAAAATGTCCAGGATCAAGTCCGATGTCGACTTCCTGCAG GAATACTCCAAGTGGAGTGAAGCAGCTTCAGATGTGGGATTGCCCAGTGTGCACATCAACCGCATGGACCATCTCACCTCCTATGTCCAAGCCCTGACTGGTCCTACGCAGGAGCTGTGTGATGTGATTCTCTCCTCCTACAGGGACCAACTGagcatgttttttaaagggg ACACAATcggtttgacctttgaccccgacACCACCCACCACTTCCTGCGAGTAACGGACGACAACAGAAAGCTCACCAACACCAGCCCCTGGCAGCACAGCTACCCGGACCACCACGAGCGCTTTGAGTATTGGCGGCAGGCGCTGACCTCGCAGAGCGTCTACTCCGGGAGGCACTACATTGAGGTAGAGCTGAGCGGGGAGGGTTCTCACGTGGGGGTCACCTACAAGAGCATCGATCGTAAGGCCGAGCACGGCAGCTGTTGCATCACCGGGAACGACTTCTCCTGGTGCGTGGGGAGGAACAGCCGAGGTTTCTTTGCCTGGCACGCTGGTCTGGAGACGTCtctggaggtcactgaggtcaaACGTATCggcctgtttgtggacttccaCAAAGGCTCCGTGTCTTTCTATGATGTGAGCGGTCCGATGGAGCTGCTCCACAGGTACCAGGCGGATTTCATTGAGCCCTTGTATGTGATCGTCTGGCTGTCAAAGAAAGAGAACGTAGTTTGCCTGGTTAATGCAGAATGA
- the LOC133971606 gene encoding E3 ubiquitin-protein ligase TRIM16-like isoform X1 produces the protein MWTGETLMATVSSSKEENSKDYQHTANKKEETEEPPVQICETQDVLCDSCMDGPSKAVKSCLTCLVSYCEAHLRPHVENTKFQTHRLVDPLHDVDCRICEVHHLPLERFCLVDGCCVCLDCESQAHRGHTIAPVGEARTQIETEMQNKQEEINQNNTAAGKTIAKLQSNNDLIKDSVQEVCEFVEQQFASVQAAVKEARREVLEVLEEEQRRALRQADGIQAHLEQKRTELMKTLAQMNKMSRIKSDVDFLQEYSKWSEAASDVGLPSVHINRMDHLTSYVQALTGPTQELCDVILSSYRDQLSMFFKGGTKSPKAESQSLSLADPETRDDFLKYTIGLTFDPDTTHHFLRVTDDNRKLTNTSPWQHSYPDHHERFEYWRQALTSQSVYSGRHYIEVELSGEGSHVGVTYKSIDRKAEHGSCCITGNDFSWCVGRNSRGFFAWHAGLETSLEVTEVKRIGLFVDFHKGSVSFYDVSGPMELLHRYQADFIEPLYVIVWLSKKENVVCLVNAE, from the exons ATGTGGACCGGAGAAACACTCATGGCGAcagtcagcagcagcaaagaggagAATTCGAAGGATTATCAACACACTGCCAACAAAAAGGAGGAAACGGAGGAGCCACCCGTCCAGATATGCGAGACTCAGGATGTGCTGTGCGACTCCTGCATGGACGGCCCCAGCAAGGCCGTGAAATCCTGTCTGACCTGTCTGGTTTCTTACTGCGAGGCCCACCTCAGGCCACATGTGGAGAACACAAAGTTTCAAACCCACCGTCTGGTGGATCCCCTGCACGACGTCGACTGTCGGATTTGTGAGGTTCACCATCTTCCTCTGGAACGCTTCTGCCTGGTGGacggctgctgtgtgtgtctggactgTGAGAGCCAAGCGCACAGAGGGCACACCATTGCACCTGTAGGGGAGGCACGCACACAGATCGAG ACTGAGATGCAGAACAAACAAGAAGAGATCAACcagaacaacacagcagctggGAAAACCATTGCAAAGCTGCAGAGCAACAATGACCTAATAAAG gaCTCGGTGCAGGAGGTTTGTGAATTCGTGGAGCAGCAGTTTGCCAGCGTGCAGGCAGCTGTGAAGGAGGCCAGAAGAGAGGTgctggaggtgctggaggaggagcagagaagagcaCTCAGGCAGGCGGATGGCATCCAGGCCCATCTGGAGCAGAAGAGAACGGAACTGATGAAGACTTTGGCTCAAATGAACAAAATGTCCAGGATCAAGTCCGATGTCGACTTCCTGCAG GAATACTCCAAGTGGAGTGAAGCAGCTTCAGATGTGGGATTGCCCAGTGTGCACATCAACCGCATGGACCATCTCACCTCCTATGTCCAAGCCCTGACTGGTCCTACGCAGGAGCTGTGTGATGTGATTCTCTCCTCCTACAGGGACCAACTGagcatgttttttaaagggg GCACTAAATCCCCGAAGGCGGAATCGCAATCTCTATCCCTGGCTGATCCAGAGACCCGAGACGactttttgaaat ACACAATcggtttgacctttgaccccgacACCACCCACCACTTCCTGCGAGTAACGGACGACAACAGAAAGCTCACCAACACCAGCCCCTGGCAGCACAGCTACCCGGACCACCACGAGCGCTTTGAGTATTGGCGGCAGGCGCTGACCTCGCAGAGCGTCTACTCCGGGAGGCACTACATTGAGGTAGAGCTGAGCGGGGAGGGTTCTCACGTGGGGGTCACCTACAAGAGCATCGATCGTAAGGCCGAGCACGGCAGCTGTTGCATCACCGGGAACGACTTCTCCTGGTGCGTGGGGAGGAACAGCCGAGGTTTCTTTGCCTGGCACGCTGGTCTGGAGACGTCtctggaggtcactgaggtcaaACGTATCggcctgtttgtggacttccaCAAAGGCTCCGTGTCTTTCTATGATGTGAGCGGTCCGATGGAGCTGCTCCACAGGTACCAGGCGGATTTCATTGAGCCCTTGTATGTGATCGTCTGGCTGTCAAAGAAAGAGAACGTAGTTTGCCTGGTTAATGCAGAATGA
- the amn gene encoding protein amnionless produces the protein MLKTPDVLLLLCLVGAADALYKQWIPNTNYENKTNWDKGAVPCGSDIVQFSAQRRVSVFLETAHAVQELRLPVDGEFILCEGAGFYVVSGQDPDCGEGVTAQFNGSDSLQWFDPALWQAAATQDELQGGRFLFLVHEESVPCQYDDVVFKALSSFRVDISSSQSSIPVKSVSVLGEMFDSRSEFSQYLSSRSGRLQFHGSSTVTAGNPGCGDPSGCECGNSVNRQRICSRVTCASPNCKKPLFPVGHCCEVCGAIITIHYAASFDLRSYRQRIHQLFLQWPQYETIQLGMSKVFKSQRLMGIIPFGSAPEIQVVITDGETGARSEALAWEILEDARSHGPKLGIASTDLQASSGNNQSGGNTGMVVGIVFGVLVTITLIITVAALIHKGVVRMPSMPSVPSLRSFRRRTETVDLGVSLDHGFNNPMFDDLSMIPDLPALHGIEINSISITQTGGVYFVNPVYDENETDFNA, from the coding sequence ATGCTGAAAACACCAGACgtgctccttctcctctgccttGTCGGGGCCGCGGACGCCCTGTACAAGCAGTGGATCCCCAACACCAACTACGAGAACAAGACCAACTGGGACAAAGGAGCGGTTCCCTGTGGCAGTGACATAGTTCAGTTCTCGGCCCAGAGgagagtgtctgtgtttctggAGACCGCACATGCCGTGCAGGAGCTGAGGCTGCCGGTTGACGGAGAGTTCATCCTGTGTGAAGGAGCTGGGTTCTATGTTGTGTCAGGACAAGATCCAGACTGCGGAGAAGGTGTCACTGCCCAGTTCAACGGTTCAGACTCCCTGCAGTGGTTTGACCCCGCTCTGTGGCAGGCAGCCGCAACACAGGATGAACTGCAGGGTGGACGCTTCCTGTTCTTGGTCCACGAGGAGAGCGTCCCCTGCCAGTACGATGATGTCGTTTTCAAagccctctcctccttcagggTGGACATCAGCTCCAGTCAGTCCAGCATCCCAGTGAAATCCGTGTCTGTGCTGGGGGAGATGTTTGACAGCAGATCTGAGTTTTCACAATATCTCAGCTCACGTTCTGGTCGGCTGCAGTTTCACGGTTCCTCCACAGTCACTGCCGGGAACCCAGGGTGCGGGGATCCTTCTGGCTGCGAGTGTGGGAACTCTGTGAACCGTCAGCGGATCTGTAGCAGGGTGACATGCGCATCCCCGAACTGCAAGAAGCCCCTCTTCCCTGTCGGACACTGCTGCGAGGTATGCGGTGCCATCATCACTATCCATTATGCCGCCAGCTTCGACCTACGGAGCTACAGGCAAAGGATCCATCAGCTCTTTCTTCAATGGCCACAGTATGAAACCATCCAGCTGGGCATGTCTAAAGTCTTCAAGTCCCAGCGTTTGATGGGGATCATCCCTTTCGGCAGCGCACCCGAGATCCAGGTGGTTATTACGGATGGAGAGACGGGGGCTCGGTCGGAGGCTCTGGCCTGGGAGATCTTGGAGGATGCCCGCTCCCATGGCCCTAAACTCGGGATCGCTTCGACCGACCTTCAAGCCTCCTCTGGCAACAACCAGTCTGGAGGCAACACGGGGATGGTGGTTGGAATTGTGTTTGGAGTCTTGGTCACGATTACGCTCATTATCACCGTGGCCGCCCTGATTCACAAGGGCGTCGTTCGAATGCCATCGATGCCGTCAGTGCCGTCTCTGAGGAGCTTCAGGAGAAGGACTGAGACAGTTGACCTTGGGGTGTCTCTTGACCACGGATTCAACAACCCGATGTTTGACGACCTCAGCATGATCCCTGACCTTCCAGCTCTGCACGGGATTGAAATCAACTCGATTTCCATCACTCAGACTGGTGGTGTGTACTTTGTGAATCCAGTTTATGATGAGAATGAAACTGACTTTAATGCCTGA